Proteins encoded within one genomic window of Canis lupus dingo isolate Sandy chromosome 28, ASM325472v2, whole genome shotgun sequence:
- the WNT8B gene encoding protein Wnt-8b, with amino-acid sequence MLLTKPSVCIFLLTCILRLGYTWSVNNFLMTGPKAYLIYSSSVAAGAQSGIEECKYQFAWDRWNCPERALQLSSHGGLRSANRETAFVHAISSAGVMYTLTRNCSLGDFDNCGCDDSRNGQLGGQGWLWGGCSDNVGFGEAISKQFVDALETGQDARAAMNLHNNEAGRKAVKGTMKRTCKCHGVSGSCTTQTCWLQLPEFREVGAHLKEKYHAALKVDLLQGAGNSAAGRGAIADTFRSISTRELVHLEDSPDYCLENKTLGLLGTEGRECLRRGRALGRWERRSCRRLCGDCGLAVEERRAETVSSCNCKFHWCCAVRCEQCRRRVTKYFCSRAERPRGGAAHKPGRKS; translated from the exons GTCAGTGAATAATTTCCTGATGACTGGtccaaag GCTTACCTGATCTATTCCAGCAGTGTGGCAGCTGGTGCCCAGAGTGGTATTGAAGAATGTAAATATCAGTTTGCCTGGGACCGATGGAACTGCCCTGAGAGAGCCCTGCAGCTGTCCAGCCATGGTGGCCTTCGCAGTG CTAATCGGGAGACAGCATTTGTACACGCCATCAGTTCTGCTGGGGTCATGTACACTCTGACTAGGAACTGCAGCCTTGGCGACTTTGACAACTGTGGCTGTGACGACTCCCGCAATGGGCAGCTGG GTGGCCAAGGCTGGCTGTGGGGAGGCTGTAGTGACAACGTGGGCTTCGGAGAGGCAATATCCAAGCAGTTCGTGGATGCCCTAGAGACAGGACAGGATGCCCGGGCAGCCATGAACCTGCACAACAATGAGGCTGGCCGCAAG GCGGTGAAGGGCACCATGAAACGCACGTGTAAGTGTCACGGTGTGTCTGGCAGCTGCACCACGCAGACCTGCTGGCTGCAGCTGCCTGAGTTCCGCGAGGTGGGCGCACACCTGAAGGAGAAGTACCACGCAGCTCTCAAGGTGGACCTGCTGCAGGGCGCTGGCAACAGTGCTGCCGGCCGGGGTGCCATCGCCGACACCTTCCGCTCCATCTCCACGCGGGAGCTGGTGCACTTGGAGGACTCCCCGGACTACTGCCTGGAGAACAAAACGCTAGGACTGCTGGGTACTGAAGGCCGAGAGTGCCTGCGGCGTGGGCGGGCCCTGGGCCGCTGGGAGCGCCGCAGCTGCCGCCGGCTCTGCGGGGACTGCGGGCTGGCGGTGGAGGAGCGCCGGGCCGAGACCGTGTCCAGCTGCAACTGCAAGTTCCACTGGTGCTGCGCCGTCCGCTGCGAGCAGTGCCGCCGGCGGGTTACCAAGTACTTCTGCAGCCGCGCCGAGCGGCCGCGGGGGGGCGCGGCGCACAAACCCGGGAGAAAATCCTGA